Proteins from a single region of Campylobacter sp. RM16704:
- a CDS encoding flagellar hook protein FlgE, with amino-acid sequence MFTAFYNGVNGVKSQSYGIDNTAHNISNVNTVGFKYSDVAFKDVFYSTITTQSYNKGQGGYGSVVGATNDIFEQGPLIATENEFDVAIAGKGFFGVSNGNGVYYTRNGAFKPDANGNLVDSNGNYILGTMNPSLKEIQLSDRVSNMFGQQLGQKVTTAWTGAPGQNFQIGGVNTQGPISVPKNLYLPPQPTQNITWSGNLDTSTKTEAVNVDVDSSRFNFIKNGDGSVKISGSVEDEQIYGLKPGDTIYFKIKDERGASQTLQATLDENLAFSIDNQTLNKVDIETARLESSHISVEKEVADSSELSAKLINPDGSISWVKVKLDRVLPQNGTNLEYKAVAQVYDNNGNKIGGTTEGLITFNEAGALVSNTLTSVDNNGTRVSINLGSYYDPNIPNSGYDGLHALKNKQPSVHTKTDGKGEGFLNNYSVNSDGTIMATFTNGDQIAIAKLALYNFINEQGLEKLGENLYGQTGNSGEPTFLLNTNGNFSTATFKGSYLEQSNVDLSVAFTNLITMQKAYDSSSKSITTADQMIQKAINMKR; translated from the coding sequence ATGTTTACAGCGTTTTACAATGGAGTCAATGGAGTAAAATCTCAAAGCTATGGTATAGATAATACTGCTCATAATATTAGCAATGTTAATACTGTTGGATTTAAATATTCTGATGTAGCTTTTAAAGATGTATTTTATAGTACCATAACAACGCAATCTTACAATAAAGGACAAGGTGGTTATGGGAGTGTGGTAGGAGCTACAAATGATATTTTTGAGCAAGGACCTTTGATAGCAACTGAAAATGAATTTGATGTAGCAATTGCTGGAAAAGGTTTTTTTGGTGTAAGTAATGGTAATGGAGTTTATTACACTAGAAATGGAGCCTTTAAGCCAGATGCTAATGGAAATTTGGTTGATTCTAATGGAAACTATATACTCGGAACTATGAATCCATCTCTAAAAGAAATTCAACTAAGTGATAGGGTTTCAAATATGTTCGGTCAGCAACTTGGTCAAAAAGTTACAACAGCTTGGACCGGCGCTCCTGGCCAAAATTTTCAAATAGGTGGAGTAAATACACAAGGTCCTATTTCTGTGCCTAAAAACCTTTATTTACCACCTCAACCAACTCAAAATATCACTTGGAGCGGAAATTTAGATACTAGCACGAAAACAGAAGCTGTAAATGTTGATGTTGATAGCTCAAGGTTTAATTTTATAAAAAATGGAGATGGCAGTGTAAAAATTTCAGGTAGCGTTGAAGATGAGCAAATTTATGGTTTAAAACCTGGAGATACTATATATTTTAAAATCAAAGACGAAAGAGGAGCTAGTCAAACATTACAAGCAACTTTAGATGAAAATTTAGCTTTTAGTATTGACAACCAAACACTTAATAAGGTAGATATAGAAACTGCTAGATTGGAATCATCTCATATAAGTGTAGAAAAAGAAGTAGCTGATAGCTCTGAACTTTCTGCAAAATTAATTAATCCTGATGGATCTATTAGCTGGGTAAAAGTGAAATTAGATAGAGTTTTACCTCAAAATGGAACAAATTTAGAGTACAAAGCAGTTGCTCAAGTTTATGATAACAATGGAAACAAAATTGGTGGGACAACTGAAGGTTTAATCACTTTTAACGAAGCAGGAGCTTTGGTTTCAAACACTCTAACTTCAGTTGATAACAACGGGACAAGAGTTAGTATAAATCTTGGATCTTATTATGACCCAAATATACCAAATTCAGGTTATGATGGATTACATGCTTTAAAAAACAAACAGCCTTCAGTACATACAAAAACAGATGGCAAAGGTGAAGGATTTTTAAATAACTACTCTGTTAATTCAGATGGAACCATTATGGCTACATTTACAAATGGAGATCAAATAGCTATAGCAAAACTTGCCCTATATAATTTTATAAACGAACAAGGTTTGGAAAAATTAGGAGAAAATCTCTACGGGCAAACCGGAAATAGTGGCGAGCCAACATTTTTACTTAATACAAATGGAAATTTCAGCACGGCAACCTTTAAAGGTTCTTATTTGGAGCAATCTAATGTAGATTTATCTGTGGCTTTTACCAATTTAATCACTATGCAAAAAGCTTATGACTCTAGCAGTAAAAGTATCACAACAGCTGATCAAATGATACAAAAGGCAATCAATATGAAACGCTAA